One window of the Oncorhynchus mykiss isolate Arlee chromosome 5, USDA_OmykA_1.1, whole genome shotgun sequence genome contains the following:
- the notch2 gene encoding neurogenic locus notch homolog protein 2 — translation MGQLPGFASDKVLVFVVCCIRLSLALQCLDAVKPCVNNATCATFTNGTGYCRCAAGFLGEYCHHKDPCHPGYCLNGGNCSVAVLGIPGSPTCSCPLGYTGQHCQTPQNSTCYPNNPCANRGVCTLLSLDKYKCQCAHGWTGIRCERVDTCLPGPCANGGTCSSLSGDKFSCTCPPGYWGPRCLNDTDECAASAPVCQNQGACVNTPGSYRCNCAPGFTGRHCETPYIPCAPSPCLNGGTCRQTSETSYWCHCLPGFNGTNCDNNIDDCPDHHCRNGGTCMDGVNTYNCKCPPEWTGQSCTEDVDECRLQPNTCQNGGTCSNIQGSYTCVCVNGWSGLDCSENIDDCATAACTKGSTCIDRVASFLCVCPYGKTGLLCHVNDACISSPCRDGAQCDTNPINGMFNCNCAPGYKGSTCNDDINECIIGPNPCEHGGLCVNTDGSFTCNCARGYGGPRCETDINECVSSPCQNDGTCLDRIGDYSCICMEGFEGTHCEIDINECASSPCLNQGICLDQVKRYVCQCPLGFSGEMCQIDIDECSSTPCLNGAKCIDRPNGYECECAEGFYGPLCKENIDDCDPEPCHHGVCRDGIATFSCDCDPGYTGSICNIQVMECHSLPCQNRGRCIDLVNKYQCNCLPGTSGVNCEINVDDCASNPCEYGECQDGINEYKCVCAPGYTGAKCDVDINECNSSPCMSGGTCVDKVNGFICQCPPGTHGPLCHSGTDHCAPRPCVHGDCVEQQSGYHCECESGWVGQHCDQEKDECQSSPCQHSGSCVDRLNGYSCQCRPGFTGVNCEVNIEECASSPCENHGTCVDGVNSYTCLCAAPYSGKHCEEELVPCASHPCERGGVCQPTPDYTFYTCRCPSGWQGPRCTEDVDECRKNPCQNSARCINSQGSYVCKCQPGYSGLNCQTNIDDCSPNPCLNGGSCVDGVGGFSCDCRPGFDGERCEAEMDECASQPCRNGAVCRDYVNSFVCECRPGFDGILCEHNIPECTESSCLNNGTCVDDINTFSCRCRPGFYGTFCQYEQNECDSQPCKNGGTCTDGLGSYRCTCPVGYNGQNCQNFVNLCSQPLCRNGGSCSQSQTTWSCHCPVGWTGLYCDVPNMSCQDYAARNGIPVEMVCKHMGRCVNVGNAHQCQCQPGYTGSYCDKTVDECQSNPCRNGATCMDYQGTYECMCKAGYQGVNCEYDVDECHSNPCRHGGTCINLINRFSCACPPGTHGVQCEVNMDDCAPKPGSWGPRCLNGGQCMDGVGRYTCSCPPGFAGEHCEGDVNECLSGPCHSPGSLDCVQLANDYQCRCRLGYTGRLCESMVDLCQSKPCHNSGTCSMNMSSVHGYSCTCQPSFTGFNCGEVEGYNCAQLRCQNGGHCQDSQGGQLHCRCQPGFSGSRCETVHSCQNRPCLNGGTCMKDPHNPYQYSCRCPAHFSGRHCENAIFDQTPRTPSCPYVECEQRSGDKVCDPQCNNHECQWDGGDCSLHWRRPWVNCTASVPCWELFRNGRCDHECDNSGCLFDSFECQESTKSYCKYDDYCADHYANKICDKSCNTEACGWDGLDCSEDTPAKVVDGTLVIVVLLQPEELLGDVRGFLRSLGTLLHTNLRVKMDAQQKLMVYPYYGLEHDNTIEGQSATMKRRGKRELDKEVIGSKVYLEIDNRECAESSMDCFSSTELAASFIAAEYLKSALPYPVVSVDSDHMDPQKPPFMLYLAVGAAVIILLILVLGVLAAKRKRKHGILWLPDGFLAKKDDKRREPLGQDDFGMKNFKTQDGGMMDGGQRWMEEEAPPKKSRTEDKPLLPLGVDGGVDRREWTLQHHKAADISLTPPQADLEADCLDVNVKGPDGFTPLMLASLRNGGASDCGLQAEEEEESGGDEPGPNVISDLITQGATLIAQTDRTGETALHLAARYARADAAKRLLDAGADANAHDNMGRTPLHAAVAADAQGVFQILIRNRATELDARMNDGTTPLILAARLAVEGMVEELVHCHADINAVDDHGKSALHWAAAVNNVEATLVLLKNGANRDMQDNKEETPLFLAAREGSFEAAQVLLDHYSNRDITDHLDRLPRDTAQERMHHDIVRLLDQYNLVHSPHNGPNHMGGGVGHSLVCGGNGAGYMGMRPGPQGKKSRRGGVKVGGPGGGTAKELKDMKAKRRKKPTGGEGPAVGAVGGASGNGTKAAGGLSESSVTMSPVDSLESPHSYTGDAAVASNTANSPPLLSSPSSRPLLPPVSHMLGQQQSWLGLKHGYGGHMFSLLPQQMGNGHSGISQHHGQGLLTPMNVTMSREQLPPIVTFQMMAPGGGQSLLKQPQPGQVQSQGQNQGQPRSQQGPTHLHCTQGMMYQMPGVGLQHSLSHSLPHSHGLAHSHGMVHDGQSRQQLPPYQAIQSPVDKYPTPPSQHSYATAGSEGTTPGHPAHPPSEHPYLTPSPESPDPWSSSSPHSNSDWSDVTTSPTPLGNPHALPPPRHTHIPEQPQSQQTQQNPQQPQHGNMQVFV, via the exons GCATACGATGTGAGCGTGTGGACACCTGTCTACCAGGACCCTGTGCTAACGGAGGCACCTGCAGCTCTCTGTCCGGGGACAAGTTCAGCTGTACCTGTCCTCCAGGCTACTGGGGTCCTCGCTGCCTCAACGACACTGACGAGTGTGCTGCCTCTGCCCCGGTGTGTCAGAACCAAGGGGCGTGTGTCAACACCCCCGGCTCCTACAGGTGTAACTGCGCCCCCGGGTTCACCGGCCGCCACTGTGAGACCCCCTACATCCCCTGCGCCCCCTCGCCCTGCCTCAATGGGGGCACGTGTCGCCAGACTTCTGAGACCAGCTACTGGTGCCACTGCCTGCCAG GTTTCAATGGGACTAACTgtgacaacaacattgacgactGCCCCGACCATCACTGCCGGAATGGAGGGACCTGCATGGATGGCGTCAATACCTACAATTGCAAATGTCCCCCGGAATGGACTG GTCAGTCCTGTACAGAGGATGTGGATGAGTGTCGCCTGCAGCCCAACACGTGTCAGAACGGGGGGACCTGCAGCAACATCCAGGGCAgctacacctgtgtgtgtgtcaatggctGGAGTGGCCTGGACTGCTCTGAGAACATAGATGACTGTGCTACGGCTGCCTGCACCAAGGGCTCCACCTGTATCGACCGTGTGGCATCCTTCCTCTGTGTCTGCCCCTACGGAAAGACAG GTTTGCTGTGCCACGTGAACGATGCCTGCATCAGTAGCCCGTGCAGGGACGGGGCACAGTGCGACACCAACCCCATCAACGGCATGTTCAACTGCAACTGTGCCCCAGGCTACAAGGGAAGCACCTGCAATGACGACATCAACGAGTGCATCATTG GTCCAAACCCCTGTGAGCATGGAGGATTGTGTGTGAACACGGATGGCTCGTTCACATGTAACTGTGCAAGAGGTTATGGTGGGCCGCGCTGTGAGACAGACATCAATGAGTGTGTCTCCAGCCCCTGCCAGAACGATGGCACCTGTCTGGACCGCATAGGAGACTACAGCTGCATCTGTATGGAAG gatttgagggaacacactgtgagATTGACATCAACGAGTGTGCCAGCTCTCCATGTCTGAACCAAGGGATCTGTCTGGATCAAGTCAAACGCTACGTCTGCCAGTGCCCTCTAG GATTCAGTGGGGAGATGTGTCAGATCGACATTGACGAGTGTTCCAGCACGCCCTGCCTCAACGGGGCCAAGTGTATCGACCGACCCAACGGATACGAGTGTGAATGTGCTGAAG GCTTCTATGGGCCACTGTGTAAAGAGAACATAGATGACTGTGACCCGGAGCCCTGCCACCATGGTGTGTGTCGTGATGGCATCGCCACCTTCTCCTGTGACTGCGACCCGGGCTACACCGGCTCCATATGTAACATCCAGGTCATGGAGTGCCACAGCCTCCCCTGCCAGAACCGCGGACGCTGCATCGACCTGGTCAACAAGTACCAGTGCAACTGTCTGCCTGGCACCTCAG GGGTGAACTGTGAGATCAATGTTGATGACTGCGCCAGTAACCCCTGTGAGTATGGAGAGTGCCAGGATGGGATCAACGAGTACAAATGTGTCTGTGCTCCAGggtacacag GTGCAAAATGTGACGTGGACATCAATGAGTGTAATTCCAGCCCGTGTATGAGTGGGGGCACATGTGTAGACAAGGTGAACGGCTTCATCTGCCAGTGCCCCCCTGGCACCCACGGCCCCCTGTGCCACTCTGGCACCGACCACTGTGCCCCCCGGCCCTGTGTGCACGGAGACTGTGTAGAGCAGCAGAGCGG GTACCATTGTGAGTGTGAGTCTGGCTGGGTGGGGCAGCACTGTGACCAGGAGAAGGATGAGTGTCAGTCCAGCCCCTGCCAGCACAGTGGCAGCTGTGTGGACAGACTCAATGGATACTCCTGCCAGTGTCGCCCCGGATTCACAG GTGTGAATTGCGAGGTCAACATAGAGGAGTGTGCATCAAGCCCGTGTGAGAACCATGGTACCTGTGTGGACGGAGTCAACAGCTACACCTGCCTGTGTGCCGCTCCGTACTCAG GAAAACACTGCGAGGAGGAGTTGGTTCCCTGTGCGTCTCATCCATGTGAGCGGGGAGGTGTGTGTCAGCCAACCCCAGACTACACCTTTTACACCTGTAGATGTCCCAGTGGCTGGCAAG GCCCTCGTTGCACTGAGGATGTGGATGAGTGCAGGAAGAACCCGTGTCAGAACAGCGCCCGTTGCATCAACAGCCAGGGCAGCTACGTGTGCAAGTGTCAGCCAGGCTACAGCGGTCTCAACTGCCAAACCAACATCGATGACTGCTCCCCCA ACCCGTGTCTGAACGGCGGTTCCTGTGTGGATGGAGTGGGAGGGTTCTCCTGTGACTGCCGGCCAGGGTTTGATGGGGAGCGCTGTGAGGCAGAGATGGATGAGTGTGCCAGTCAGCCGTGCCGGAACGGAGCCGTGTGCCGGGACTACGTCAACAGCTTTGTCTGCGAGTGCCGGCCAGGTTTCGACGGAATCCTATGTGAACACAACATCCCAGAATGCACTGAGAG TTCCTGTCTGAATAACGGGACCTGTGTTGACGACATCAACACCTTCTCGTGTCGTTGTCGTCCTGGTTTCTACGGGACCTTCTGTCAGTATGAGCAGAATGAGTGTGACTCTCAGCCCTGTAAGAACGGAGGGACCTGTACAGACGGCCTAGGATCCTACCGTTGCACCTGCCCTGTGGGCTACAACGGGCAGAACtgccag AACTTTGTGAACTTGTGTAGCCAGCCACTGTGCAGGAACGGAGGGTCCTGTTCCCAGTCACAGACTACCTGGTCATGTCACTGTCCTGTGGGCTGGACTGGTCTGTACTGTGATGTCCCCAACATGTCCTGTCAGGACTATGCTGCTCGGAATG gtattccagtggagatggtgtgtaaGCACATGGGTCGCTGTGTGAACGTCGGTAATGCCCACCAGTGTCAGTGCCAGCCTGGCTACACAGGCAGCTACTGTGACAAGACTGTGGACGAGTGCCAGTCTAACCCCTGCCGCAACGGAGCCACCTGCATGGACTACCAGGGCACATATGAGTGTATG TGCAAGGCTGGCTACCAGGGGGTGAACTGTGAGTATGACGTAGATGAGTGTCACTCTAACCCTTGTCGTCATGGAGGAACCTGCATCAACCTCATCAACCGCTTCTCCTGCGCCTGCCCACCTGGTACACATG gTGTTCAGTGTGAGGTGAACATGGACGACTGTGCTCCCAAGCCTGGCTCCTGGGGGCCTCGCTGTCTGAACGGGGGCCAGTGTATGGATGGGGTGGGCCGCTACACCTGCTCCTGCCCCCCTGGCTTCGCTGGGGAACACTGTGAGGGGGACGTCAACGAGTGTCTCTCTGGACCCTGTCACTCTCCTGGCAGCCTGGACTGTGTGCAGCTGGCCAACGACTACCAGTGCCGCTGTCGCCTGGGCTACACCG GACGCCTCTGTGAGTCCATGGTGGATCTGTGCCAGTCTAAGCCGTGCCATAACAGTGGCACCTGTTCCATGAACATGAGCTCAGTGCATGGATACTCATGCACCTGTCAACCA AGTTTCACTGGCTTCAACTGTGGAGAGGTAGAGGGCTACAACTGTGCCCAGCTGCGTTGTCAGAACGGCGGGCACTGCCAGGATTCTCAGGGTGGTCAGCTGCACTGCCGTTGCCAGCCAGGCTTTAGTGGGTCGCGCTGCGAGACCGTGCACAGCTGCCAGAACCGACCCTGTTTGAATGGAGGCACCTGTATGAAGGACCCACACAACCCATACCAGTACAGCTGTCGCTGCCCAGCCCACTTCTCAGGCAGGCACTGTGAGAATGCCATCTTCGACCAGACCCCCCGCACCCCCTCCTGCCCTTATGTAGAGTGTGAGCAGCGGTCCGGGGATAAGGTGTGTGACCCGCAGTGCAACAACCATGAGTGCCAGTGGGACGGAGGGGACTGTTCTCTACATTGGCGCCGGCCATGGGTCAACTGCACCGCCTCCGTGCCCTGCTGGGAGCTGTTCCGCAACGGCCGCTGTGACCACGAGTGTGACAACTCTGGCTGCCTCTTCGACAGCTTTGAGTGTCAAGAGAGCACAAAGTCCTACTGCAA GTATGATGACTACTGTGCGGACCACTATGCCAACAAGATCTGTGAcaagagctgtaacacagaggcATGTGGCTGGGATGGCCTGGACTGCTCTGAGGACACCCCTGCTAAGGTGGTTGATGGCACTCTGGTGATCGTAGTGTTACTGCAGCCTGAGGAGCTGCTGGGAGACGTGAGAGGCTTCCTGCGCTCCCTGGGAACTCTGCTGCACACCAACCTCCGTGTTAAGATGGACGCCCAGCAGAAACTCATGGTGTATCCTTACTATGGCCTGGAGCATGACAACACCATTGAAGGACAGTCTGCTACAATGAAACGTAGAGGCAAACGGGAGCTGGACAAGGAGGTTATCGG GTCTAAGGTTTACCTGGAGATCGATAACCGAGAGTGTGCTGAGAGCTCCATGGACTGTTTCTCCAGCACAGAGCTGGCTGCATCCTTCATCGCTGCAGAGTACCTGAAGTCTGCGCTGCCCTACCCTGTGGTCTCTGTCGACA gtgaCCATATGGACCCCCAGAAGCCCCCCTTCATGCTGTACCTGGCTGTGGGAGCAGCTGTCATCATCCTGCTCATCCTGGTGCTGGGTGTCCTGGCCGCCAAGAGGAAACGCAAACACGGCATCCTCTGGCTCCCCGATGGCTTCCTGGCCAAGAAAGACGACAAGAGGAGGGAGCCCCTGGGTCAGGACGACTTCGGCATGAA gaACTTCAAGACccaggatggagggatgatggatGGAGGCCAGAGATGGATGGAAGAGGAGGCTCCGCCCAAGAAATCAAGG ACTGAGGACAAGCCCCTGCTGCCACTGGGTGTGGATGGAGGAGTGGACCGACGGGAGTGGACTTTACAGCACCACAAGGCTGCTGAcatctctctcactccaccaCAGGCTGATCTGGAAGCAGACTGCCTTGATGTTAATGTCAAAGGACCAG ATGGCTTTACCCCCCTGATGCTGGCTTCTCTACGAAACGGAGGGGCATCTGATTGCGgcctgcaggcagaggaggaagaggagagtgggggagatgAGCCGGGACCCAACGTCATCTCAGACCTCATCACCCAGGGTGCAACACTCATAGCCCAGACAGATCGCACCGGGGAGACGGCACTCCACCTGGCTGCTCGCTACGCCCGGGCCGATGCCGCCAAAAGGCTGCTGGATGCCGGGGCAGATGCCAATGCTCACGACAACATGGGTCGCACACCTCTCCACGCTGCTGTGGCAGCCGATGCCCAGGGAGTGTTCCAG ATCCTGATCCGTAACCGGGCCACCGAGTTGGATGCCAGGATGAACGATGGAACCACACCTCTGATCCTGGCTGCCAGGCTGGCTGTGGAGGGCATGGTGGAGGAACTGGTCCACTGCCACGCGGACATCAATGCTGTCGACGACCACG gtaAGTCTGCTCTGCACTGGGCAGCTGCTGTGAACAATGTGGAGGCCACCCTAGTGCTGCTGAAGAATGGAGCCAACAGAGACATGCAGGACAACAAG GAGGAGACCCCATTGTTCCTGGCAGCCAGGGAGGGTAGTTTTGAGGCGGCCCAGGTTCTGCTGGACCACTACTCTAATAGGGACATCACAGACCACCTGGACCGGCTGCCCCGTGACACCGCGCAGGAGCGCATGCACCATGACATTGTTCGTCTGCTCGATCAGTACAACCTGGTCCACAGCCCTCACAACGGCCCCAACCACATGGGCGGGGGAGTGGGACACTCCCTGGTCTGTGGGGGCAACGGAGCGGGCTACATGGGCATGCGGCCCGGGCCCCAGGGCAAGAAGAGCAGGCGGGGCGGGGTGAAGGTTGGAGGTCCTGGCGGAGGTACAGCCAAAGAGCTGAAAGACATGAAGGCTAAGCGGAGGAAGAAGCCAACAGGAGGAGAAGGGCCTGCAGTGGGAGCTGTTGGAGGAGCCAGTGGCAACGGCACTAAAGCTGCAGGAGGGCTGTCAGAGAGCTCAGTCACCATGTCTCCTGTGGACTCCCTGGAgtctccacactcatacacagGAGATGCTGCCGTGGCATCCAACACAGccaactctcctcctctcctgagcAGCCCCTCCTCTAGGCCCCTGCTGCCTCCCGTCAGCCACATGCTGGGCCAACAGCAGAGCTGGCTGGGTTTGAAGCATGGATACGGCGGCCACATGTTCAGCCTCCTTCCCCAGCAGATGGGTAACGGCCATTCTGGTATTTCCCAGCACCACGGCCAAGGCCTGCTCACCCCCATGAATGTCACCATGAGCCGAGAGCAGCTGCCTCCCATCGTTACCTTCCAGATGATGGCACCGGGGGGCGGGCAGTCCCTGCTGAAGCAGCCCCAGCCTGGGCAGGTGCAGTCACAGGGGCAAAACCAGGGCCAGCCCCGCTCTCAGCAGGGCCCTACTCACCTGCACTGCACCCAGGGCATGATGTACCAGATGCCCGGCGTGGGCCTCCAGCACAGCCTGTCCCACAGCCTTCCCCACTCTCATGGCCTGGCCCACAGCCACGGCATGGTGCATGACGGCCAGTCCCGCCAGCAGCTCCCTCCATATCAGGCTATCCAGAGCCCCGTGGATAAGtaccccacccctccctctcagCACAGCTACGCCACCGCTGGCTCGGAGGGCACCACCCCGGGGCACCCGGCTCACCCGCCCAGTGAGCACCCGTACCTCACCCCCTCCCCCGAGTCCCCTGACCCCTggtcctcttcctccccccactCCAACTCAGACTGGTCTGACGTCACCACCAGCCCCACCCCCCTGGGGAACCCTCATGCACTGCCGCCTCCCCGCCACACACATATTCCGGAGCAGCCACAGTCCCAGCAGACGCAACAGAACCCCCAGCAGCCTCAGCATGGCAACATGCAGGTGTTTGTATAG
- the slc35a3a gene encoding solute carrier family 35 member A3a, producing MASSRLKYLSLGVLVFQTTSLVLTMRYSRTLQGDGHRYLASSAVVVAEFMKIITCLLLVFKEHSYSVRALSSILRQEIAHKPIETLKLAIPSGIYTLQNNLLYVALSNLDAATYQVTYQLKILTTALFSVSMLGRRLGVYQWLSLLILMAGVALVQWPSESPGTPEKEQLSAGSQFVGVAAVLVACFSSGFAGVYFEKILKETKQSVWVRNIQLGMFGLVFGLMGMFAYDGERVQESGMFQGYNTVTWIVVALQALGGLVIAAVIKYADNILKGFATSLSIILSTLISYFWLQDFDPTSVFFMGAVLVITATFLYGYEGKPSPNPSRA from the exons ATGGCATCCTCCAGGCTGAAGTACCTGTCTCTGGGGGTGCTGGTGTTCCAGACCACCTCTCTGGTGCTGACCATGCGCTACTCCCGCACCCTGCAGGGGGACGGTCACCGCTACCTGGCCTCCTCGGCTGTGGTGGTGGCTGAGTTCATGAAGATCATTACCTGTTTGCTGCTCGTCTTCAAGGAACACA GCTACAGTGTTCGGGCTCTGAGCAGTATTCTGAGGCAGGAGATAGCCCACAAACCTATAGAGACCCTGAAGCTGGCCATTCCTTCTGGGATCTACACCCTACAGAACAACCTGCTCTACGTGGCTCTGTCTAACCTAGATGCTGCCACCTACCAG GTGACCTACCAGCTGAAGATCCTTACCACAGCTCTCTTCTCAGTGTCCATGCTGGGCCGACGACTGGGTGTGTACCAGTGGCTCTCCCTGCTCATCCTCATGGCTGGGGTTGCACTTGTGCAG TGGCCCTCTGAGTCCCCTGGGACCCCTGAGAAGGAGCAGCTGTCTGCGGGGTCCCAGTTTGTTGGCGTGGCGGCGGTGCTGGTGGCCTGCTTCTCCAGTGGCTTTGCTGGCGTTTACTTTGAGAAGATCCTCAAAGAGACAAAACAGAGTGTCTGGGTCCGCAACATCCAACTGG gaATGTTTGGCCTGGTGTTTGGTCTGATGGGGATGTTTGCGTACGATGGGGAGAGGGTCCAAGAGTCTGGGATGTTCCAGGGATACAACACAGTCACCTGGATAGTGGTGGCTCTGCAG GCACTAGGAGGGCTGGTTATAGCAGCTGTCATCAAGTATGCAGACAACATCCTGAAGGGTTTCGCTACGTCACTCTCCATCATTCTGTCAACACTCATATCCTACTTCTGGCTGCAGGACTTCGACCCAACTAG TGTGTTCTTCATGGGTGCAGTGCTGGTCATCACGGCCACCTTCCTGTATGGCTACGAGGGCAAGCCCTCCCCCAACCCCAGTCGTGCCTAG